A genomic segment from Leptospira fainei serovar Hurstbridge str. BUT 6 encodes:
- a CDS encoding SRPBCC family protein, with translation MAQGNTNISDTADREISATRIFNAPRELVWNAWTDPNHVAQWWGPFGFKSTVHEMNVKQGGVWRITMHGRDGIDYPNKIVYLEVVKPERLVYSHGSDDKENPGDFHVTVTFTEQEGKTELCMRLLFKTAKDRDRLVNEFGAIEGLKQTLDRLAQFLAKVA, from the coding sequence TTGGCGCAAGGAAATACGAATATTTCGGATACGGCCGATAGAGAAATCTCAGCAACACGAATCTTTAATGCACCTCGCGAATTAGTTTGGAACGCTTGGACGGATCCAAATCACGTAGCACAATGGTGGGGTCCGTTCGGATTTAAGAGTACCGTGCATGAAATGAACGTGAAACAAGGAGGAGTTTGGCGTATTACGATGCACGGTCGCGACGGAATCGACTACCCGAATAAGATCGTTTATCTTGAAGTCGTAAAGCCGGAACGATTAGTATATTCTCATGGATCGGATGATAAGGAAAATCCCGGAGATTTCCATGTGACGGTGACCTTTACCGAGCAAGAAGGGAAAACGGAACTTTGCATGCGTTTACTCTTTAAAACGGCAAAAGATCGCGATCGACTAGTTAACGAATTCGGAGCGATAGAGGGATTGAAGCAGACGTTAGATCGCCTCGCGCAATTTTTGGCTAAGGTGGCTTGA